Proteins encoded within one genomic window of Tidjanibacter massiliensis:
- the rd gene encoding rubredoxin, which translates to MKKYICNVCGYIYDPAAGDPDSGVAPGTAFEDIPEDWVCPLCGVGKEDFSPVED; encoded by the coding sequence ATGAAAAAGTACATTTGTAACGTATGCGGATATATATACGACCCGGCAGCGGGGGACCCCGACAGCGGCGTGGCACCCGGAACCGCTTTCGAGGATATTCCCGAAGATTGGGTATGTCCGCTGTGCGGTGTGGGCAAGGAGGATTTCTCTCCCGTGGAGGATTGA
- a CDS encoding MlaE family ABC transporter permease translates to MNIFNLIGRYMLLMGKVFSRPERRSVYKRRVLAEMETLGLNSIGIVTLVSVFMGAVLMLQMCINFESPFIPRELMGYATRETMILEFSSTVVALILAGRVGSSIASEIGTMRITEQIDALEIMGVNSASYLILPKIIATVIFFPLLAILSIVVGLIGGYAITLVTGIIIPDTYITGIKMDFRLFSIVYALIKMIVYAFVITSISGFYGYYAKGNSLEVGRASTKAVVVSSVVILMMDLIITQISYL, encoded by the coding sequence ATGAATATCTTCAACCTCATAGGACGGTACATGTTGCTCATGGGCAAGGTCTTCTCCCGTCCCGAACGCAGGAGCGTTTACAAACGGCGGGTGCTGGCCGAAATGGAGACGCTGGGGCTCAACTCCATCGGCATCGTAACGCTCGTATCAGTCTTCATGGGGGCCGTGCTCATGCTTCAGATGTGCATCAACTTCGAGTCGCCCTTCATCCCGCGCGAGCTCATGGGCTACGCCACGCGCGAAACGATGATACTCGAATTCAGCTCCACGGTCGTGGCGCTCATCCTGGCCGGCCGCGTCGGTTCGAGCATCGCCTCCGAGATAGGCACGATGCGCATTACCGAACAGATAGACGCCCTCGAAATCATGGGCGTCAATTCGGCGAGCTACCTGATACTCCCGAAAATCATCGCAACGGTCATCTTCTTCCCGCTGCTCGCCATCCTCAGCATCGTCGTCGGTCTCATCGGGGGATACGCCATCACGCTGGTCACGGGAATCATCATCCCGGACACGTACATCACCGGCATCAAAATGGATTTCAGACTCTTCTCCATCGTCTATGCGCTGATAAAGATGATTGTATACGCATTCGTCATCACCTCCATCTCCGGCTTCTACGGCTATTACGCCAAAGGGAACTCGCTCGAAGTGGGGCGTGCCAGCACCAAGGCCGTGGTGGTGAGTTCGGTAGTGATACTGATGATGGACCTTATAATCACCCAAATCTCCTACCTGTGA